In Nostoc sp. CENA543, the following are encoded in one genomic region:
- a CDS encoding EVE domain-containing protein has translation MMLCHILLISVKPEYASKIFEEKTKKVELRRVRTRVKTGDIVFVYVSSPKKTFIGFFEVDFVIEKSATKNELKELWKQVKDHAGIKRQEFYKYYEGASVAVGIYFINAKKFEKPIELHRLKDKISNLRPPQSYRYLNEKEYETIMLLGGENPSMMTNN, from the coding sequence ATGATGCTGTGCCACATATTATTAATTTCAGTTAAACCTGAGTACGCTAGTAAAATTTTTGAAGAAAAAACGAAAAAAGTAGAATTACGTAGGGTACGAACTCGTGTAAAAACAGGAGATATTGTTTTTGTATATGTATCATCTCCGAAAAAAACTTTTATAGGTTTTTTTGAAGTAGATTTTGTTATTGAGAAATCAGCCACAAAAAATGAGTTAAAAGAATTATGGAAACAAGTTAAAGACCATGCAGGTATCAAGCGACAAGAATTTTACAAATATTATGAAGGTGCATCAGTTGCTGTAGGAATTTATTTTATAAATGCAAAGAAATTTGAAAAACCAATTGAATTACATCGATTAAAAGATAAAATATCTAACTTGCGTCCACCCCAAAGCTATCGTTATCTTAATGAAAAAGAATATGAAACAATTATGCTTTTAGGTGGGGAAAATCCATCAATGATGACAAATAACTGA